A stretch of Pantanalinema sp. DNA encodes these proteins:
- a CDS encoding tetratricopeptide repeat protein, whose amino-acid sequence MNKLRNTLLAFGVACGVLSSLPAWAGQLKDGIAAVERRDFGRARDVLESYTKRFPDDPRPYYYLAKCYESWFQVSKVDEALRSYRVLNEKRTRVLLTLDGAEAVPVYRAMLQDDPSDVAARMLLVASLLQNRVPMMALAELQVLPRDAVPAGLEDVYQAMWGTLYQMQGNYEQARAAFKECWRLNINNPLPVVRLAEIDRQERERFQKQSAEVVFDQSEKADRRSFDLTFKLGKDLLEEGNYPGAIDALAQALVIKADHPETKRLMGVAKQKGAEDSYQKGLAFLREQKYSAAYESFMDALKFDPQFAKAQFAAQDAKIKADAQEREAGNQ is encoded by the coding sequence GTGAACAAGCTGCGCAACACCCTTCTTGCCTTCGGCGTCGCCTGCGGCGTTCTTTCGAGCCTCCCCGCCTGGGCCGGTCAGCTCAAGGACGGGATCGCCGCGGTCGAGCGCAGGGACTTCGGCCGCGCCCGCGACGTGCTCGAGAGCTACACCAAGCGCTTCCCCGACGATCCGCGCCCCTACTACTACCTGGCCAAGTGCTACGAGAGCTGGTTCCAGGTCTCCAAGGTCGACGAGGCCCTGCGCAGTTACCGCGTCCTCAACGAGAAGCGCACCCGCGTCCTCTTGACCCTGGACGGGGCCGAGGCGGTCCCGGTCTACCGCGCCATGCTCCAGGACGATCCCTCGGACGTGGCGGCGCGCATGCTGCTGGTCGCCTCCCTCTTGCAGAACCGCGTCCCGATGATGGCCCTGGCCGAGCTGCAGGTGCTGCCCAGGGACGCCGTTCCCGCGGGCCTGGAGGACGTCTACCAGGCCATGTGGGGCACCCTTTACCAGATGCAGGGCAACTACGAGCAGGCCCGGGCCGCCTTCAAGGAGTGCTGGCGCCTCAACATCAACAACCCCCTGCCCGTGGTCAGGCTGGCCGAGATCGATCGCCAGGAGCGCGAGCGGTTCCAGAAGCAGTCGGCGGAGGTGGTGTTCGACCAGTCCGAGAAGGCCGACCGCCGCAGCTTCGACCTGACCTTCAAGCTGGGCAAGGACCTGCTCGAGGAGGGCAACTACCCGGGCGCCATCGACGCCCTGGCCCAGGCGCTCGTCATCAAGGCCGATCACCCCGAGACCAAGCGCCTGATGGGCGTCGCCAAGCAGAAGGGGGCCGAGGACAGCTACCAGAAAGGCCTGGCCTTCCTCAGGGAGCAGAAGTACTCGGCCGCTTACGAGTCCTTCATGGACGCCCTCAAGTTCGATCCCCAGTTCGCAAAGGCCCAGTTCGCGGCCCAGGACGCCAAGATCAAGGCCGACGCCCAGGAGCGCGAGGCGGGGAACCAGTAA